The Schistocerca piceifrons isolate TAMUIC-IGC-003096 chromosome 5, iqSchPice1.1, whole genome shotgun sequence DNA segment AAAAGTACAATTATTACTAACTCAGcatataaaagaaaatgaaatgaaaagatcTTATGGCATTATTGGCCTGCAGATCCCATTTCATGCTGTTCAGTTGCCTGGAGTAAGTCTTTCTATTTTACTCCAATTTGGCACTTGCGCATCAATGAAGAGGAGACAAAATTATGCAAACATCACAATCCACTCCCCAAACGAAGAAAATCTCCAATGTGGCAGGAAACTGAACCTGTGTCCCAAGGATCCACTGTCAGTGATGCAAACCACTAGATCATGGGCTAACAGaaaatttttgtggtaagttcctacgggaccaaactgctgaggccattggtccgtaggtttacacattacttaatctaacttaaactaacttaagctacaGGCAACACACATGCACCCACACACAcgcacccgagggaggactcaaacctccatcGGGGGCAGCCACACGAATCGTGGCCAGGTGCCTCAggtcgcacggctaccccgtgcggccgcAAGCTAACAGAAAATGTACTGTCTCACTAGTGTACACTTGTATTTCACAGTAATAACTAGTTTTGAAGCCTTGTGTAATGTATGCACAGTAACTAGGCATTTTTTACAGATGTcacaaacaaaatatacaaacaataTACTTCTGTTCATGCTTATATTTGCTATCACACAGCAAGCAGAAGTTAACTGATTGTTTATTTACAGTACGAAATCCTCAAAATGACACACTGCACAATACAATTACATTGCAAACAAAAGGTGAGAGAAAAACAATGGCACACCACCTCTGCTAGAGACTTGTTTTCAGGACAATGACGCAGGATTCCTTTACTTTTCTCGAAATGCTCAATGAGTATTATTTATGGGGGAGAGGGGGCAATTAAGAGAAACAGGAATTGCTGATTGAGGCTTTTACAATATAAGTTTCATCTTTCACCACAATAAGAGAGACAAATTTATTGGTAAAACGTTACTGTGTGAGAACTATGAACACACAGTACAACAGATGTGACAATAAACAAATGCAATTACAACTAATTCACACTCTTAATAAGAACAGAAACATACCTTAAAGGTACGTGGTACACCTTCCTGTCTGCAAGCTATATACAAGCAAGCAGATGCAATAGCATCATTGGCCCGCCCTTTCAGATTTTTGCCATCATGTACTTGTTTGAACAAATTGTTTGCACGATCCACAATTGTCCTTGGGAGATTTATACGATCAGCCATAGTAGCTATTTCACGGAATGCATTTAATAGTGCTCTATCTGAACTGCtaacctgtaataataataataataataataataataataataataataataaaatacaaaactgcaattttataaaattaaaattcaaaacatttcacaTTATAGATGACGTATGAAATGCATTACATCTTCATTTTGATCCTAAAACATACACTTGTGTATTTTCATTTGTGCAGATGATGCACAAGACAGATAATGCTAAACTGAGACAAAATGTTGGCCAGTGCTTACCTTCAGGAGGCTCAATTTGTAATACTGCCAATATCAACAATTTAGGAAAAGAtacattgctacttaccataaagaagacacattacattgcacacaggcacaattatAAGTCACTTATATAAAGCTTTcggcacagccttcatcagcaaaagagaaacaccaaCCATTCATACAAACAGgcaaacacacctcatgcacacataacCACCAACTCCGGCTGCTCAGGGCAGAAAtgccattggttggttggtttgtttttgttattgctgtttTTGATGAAAGGACAGGACAGTCCAAATGTACAGGCCACTTTCATACTTTCAGTGGCTGTTTGGATGTTActtgacaaaatttttcatcacaAAGTCTAGGTAAAAGGATCACATCACAAAATTAAACAAATATGTAAGGTACAGCATCTTCCTGATATGAATTACAGAACATGCTTACAGGGAGACTGTCACAACAAGAACACACAAGTGTCCAAAAAGTaacttgacagaaattataaatgaAGCATGTGTGTACTAGGGCCAAAATCCAGTATCATAGTTGAAATTTATAGAAGATTAAACTTCTATGATAATTGTATAGAGACCTCATGATATGCGACGGTGCCTACCTGCATTGTCCATAAAGGCTATTATCAAAGTCTTGTAGGATAGTTATAAACTGAATCCAAGGAAATATGCAAATGATGTACACTACGCAGATTTTAACGTGATGTGCCTTTTCCACCACATTTACTACCACAACAAATATTACAATGACCAGGTCAAGTTTCACATCACCTCTTTATGCAAGTAGGTTACCTCCTCCTCACCAGTCCACTATACACCGACAAACACAATACCAGTCCAAAGTAAACAACATCCATCAATTCAAAAGAATTAACACAGACACTGCTGAATAATAATTCATGCGTGCATACTGGTCATTATATACAAAGTCAAAATATTCTCACAGATATGTTACATATGAACTTCGTGAACAACGAACAGTTGTATGGGTGTCAAAATAGTAATAGTGAGCTGGAACTTTTCTATACAGAAGGCAATATTTTATAGATAGTACACTAATTCACGAATCAATTTTAACACAATCCAAGCTAGCCGTGATAGTGAGTGCTAGCTGGCGTAAGCATGAAAATTTTGGGTGATGTCTGACAATTTGGAGACTGGCGCACTGTCATACTGCGATGGTTTCACTTTATGTATACGCCTTGAGAGTAACCGATTTATGAGTACGAGCGCCATATTGGAGATTATGGTAAATAATGCAAAAATCTTAATGGTTTAATCAATTATTGAAGAATGTTATGCATAAAAATTAGGACAACAGAAGTATAATGGCCAAGGTCAGAATCTAACAAGCACAGAGGCAAAATCTACAATGGAAAACATAAATGGCAATGaactatggtcacaaactttgaAGTTACttacctggtgtgtgtgtgtgtgtgtgtgtgtgtgtggtgcgcgcgagagagagagagagagagagagagagagagagagagagagagagagagagagagaggtgttacTGAGGATTAGATTTTTTACCCTTAACACaaaaatgcaagcagttatttttgTTTCAGATATACTGCATCATTTATTTATCATGTTACCACAGACCCCAGGCTAAAGTCTACATCAGGGGCAGTGGCTGTCACATCAGTGCTTATCTACTGCTCATAAGTTGACAACGTGTCAGTTTTGTGTAGCCAGTGGGACGATTCTTTGGCATAACCAATGAGAGGCGAGAAGAGAGAGAATGTATGTCTAGCATTGAAATTGAAACCATTGTCTTGTTTCTTGTATCAGTGAGTTTCGCGAGAAATATTTCGTGATTTTGGCACTGAGTACTATGAAGCAGACTGATTTAAGTGATTTAGTTCTGCACAGCAATCTCATTCGTTGTTGTGTGTCTCATGGATTAATTTCAGAAAAACATAAATGTATCAAACATGGTGGTGGAGTGACTACACAATCAATCTGCTTGAGCTCACTCAGTAAGTGgatcaataattttttaattaaatcatgggagaaggtaggtggatcaATATTTATTCGTGAAAGAGTTGCatgatatatatatacttactcatGCGGATCTACCTACCTTCTCCCATGATTtgtaattaaaaaacattgatctACTTAGTGTGCTCGAACAGATCGATTGTGAAGGAACAAAGAGAACGGAAATATTCCAACACTTTTTTGAATATGTCATGGGTTGTGACACTGTACTTGGTTTGCAAATGCTAGCACAGTTTAAATAGCTCTGACTCAAACAATGAGCAATTACATTTATAATCCCCATTTACAGCAATGTTTCACTCTTTCTtccgaatgtattacttcaaaacatCTCATCTGCCTGCTGCTCTCCCATTGGCTACATAACACAAACACGCCACTAGCCCTATTCTAGACTTTTACCCTGATCCCACCAAGAAGGTGAAGATTCAGGGACGCGGAACAAGTTCAGATATATATTAACATGACACAAAGACGTCATAGGAATTTAATCTTTATTCTGTATTAATACTTCACTGCTTAATGTTATTCACATTTATGCCACCTGAATTTGAGTAAATCAGTAAGAAAGCAGTtactctgaaggaaaaaaaaaaaaaaactgagctgcCTTCCTACTTTCAGCATTACATAGCTGCTGTTTCTGCCTGTAGTAGCCCAATATATCAGTTACAGAATAAATATTGCTACTCACTATGTAgctaaacaaaaattttaagttcCTGAATCTAAGATTTTCAGAAAATTTGTAGAAAGAGTGGCTAATGAGAtatgcttttaattttcttttgaatagtaTGAATTCTCAATTTCTTGTTTTACATTAGGAAGGAACTTGTTAAATATCTTACCACCAGAGTACATAACTCCATTCTGGATTCTGGACAAAGAAGAAAatcctacatgaaaattatttttgtgttttgtagTATGACTATGTATACCACACAACAGAaagtgaaaaaatgcaaaataatgaACACACTTGTCTACACAATGGTAGATGCTTCTAGGGGCGTAACATGCTGAACTGAGCTGCTCTGTCAGTTTACCCATGTGTTTCCTCCTTTTAACTTGTTATGCTGCTGAACTCCAAGAAATTTTACACACTGTACTTCACTTAATCTATGACCATTAATGTCTGCTTCTGATGTTAAAAATAATCATCATTCATCTGATATTATGTAATGAGTCTTTGTGAGGTCAAGACAAACAGACAGCTGTGAATCACTTGTAGGCCTGCCTGTTCAGCTATCATTTATACTATGTCTGCTACTGTTCAGCTTGACTATAGTTTAGTACATTTGTGCCATCAGCAAAGATTACAGTTTTTGAAATGCCCTTTCGAGTCGTTGAAATCATTTATGTACGTTAGAAATCATAGTGGGCCCAGTAATGATTCCTGTGGCACTCAACATGCTATGTTCCCTCATTTTCAAGTTATTTTCATGCCTGAGATAGGGTCCCTTAATAATACCCTGGGCTTTGTTATGAACTTAAGATTTAAACCACACCATTAACACTTTAGTTTGCTAAGCAGAATTTTGTGAGCCATACAATCAAAGGGAGGGTTGGGGTAGAGGATCTCACTCAGAAGCAAGCAGGGACAGTTTGCCCAGTGCACAATGAAGTGGCAGAGTAGATGGAAGGGAGAAAGAGAACAGAGAGACTGCAGAGAGGAAGGTGTGGTGCAGAGTGAATGAATGTGGTTCATGGGTTATGGGGGCAGAGGTGAATGTGGGCATCATACATGTGCTAGCAGAGAGCAATGCTGGGGTATTAGAGCTCAAAGGTGTTGTAAGGACAATTCCTATCTACATAATACAGACAGACTGTTTTTGGGGGAAGAAgccagatggcatgggttgtgaagtgGCCACTGAAGTCTCAGCAGTGTTTTCAACTAACTGGTGCTCAACACTGCTCTTGGTCAAACTGCATGTGCCAGAGAGAGCTAGTTGTTCTACATCCCTTTCCCACAGGGTTGCTACCTCACCTGCCAACTGTCAACCACCCTGCCCCATCCCTTCCTCCtgctcccctcctcctctcttctcACTCACTCCATTCAACACAACCCCTCACCGCATGAGACCTTGTGTCAGTAGAATGTAGTCTGCCAGGAAAATGTAGCTGTGGAAATCTGTGTGTATTCTGTTAGTTCTGAACAAGCATTCGTCTGAAAGCTCAGCAACATTATGAGCTTTGGTTATGTGTCTACTAACGACTCAATGTCTCAAATATACGACGAGTCATTATCTCTACTCCTTCCATAggatacaaacaatggaaaatccaggacagaacgCAATAATATATTCAATAGAACAGAAATGTCACTGTCAAAGATTACTATCGGCTGCCAACAAGGTGTGCCAGCTAATTTTCTCTGTAGTATCTCTATTGCCCGCAGCAAACGACGTACTGTACATTGCAAACGACATTTTTCCCAGGTAATATCATTTGCGTGCTACCTGACTGCTAGTATTTTGTGGTTGTAGTCGTGTTAGAAACTACGTGGTACATTCTCCTCATATGTATGTTACTGGGTAGCCAAAATCACCTGTTACCCCAGCATCTTAATCTCACAATCACTCAAAGCAGTTATCAATCCTCTAGAAGTTTAATCTTAACAAATTACATtgaaatttgaagaaaattcttACCGTTCGGCGGTTCTGATACTTTGAAACTCCAAAACCATCAAATGAAGCATCACCACGACCTGGACCAATCATTGTTGATAGATCTGAGCCATTAAGTAGTGGATTTTCTGGTCCACCAACTCGAGATGGGTCAGCACCAGCTTTTTCATTGCTGAATGTCCGCCATTCAGACCCAACATCAATCACCCTAATTGGAAAAAGGAATAATCATTTTCTAATTATCTCTGGAAGAAATATTCATTCTAGGATACAGCACCACTATTTCTTATTACTGAAGATGTGTATGCTAAATTATTAAAGAGCTTCAACAACAGTGTTAAAAAtctctgaatctgctttgtgtgtcACAGTCTTTCTGAATGGAACAATATCAAAATGTGTTCAATGGTATAAATACAATTCCAAGCTTTCCAACAAACTCACTATGTACACCTTGGAAGAAGTGCTTACATCATCCAGGCATGAAAGTAGTGAATAATACACCTTATCAGCTTTTGACAGTGACACTAACAAATTGTCAGCACTATGTAATCACTAAAGTGACTACGGCATAtaatcacatatatatatatatatataaaaaatcagaaTCTGTGAGAATATACTTGTTGGTTTACAGAGAACAAACGACAATCTTGTTACTAATGTTTTAAAACGGATTAAAAGCAGACAATAGGGAAGAAAATAGAAATCATGAGTAGAAAATGTAAATACAACTacggaatgcacaaataaaattgtCACGACATTTGATGACTTACGCAACTTGGAAAAAAACTATGACCTTCCAATGTTGAATTTGGTCTCTGCTACACATAAGTcttatccttttttttaaaaacttatttatttattttttaagtgtcAACAGTGGGATCACTGATCAAAGCAGAGCAGCAGTACCACAAGCTTcactacagtgtgttaactgtaagttgATCAATTGccagggtgggtgggtgggggggggtgggggggggggtagcagaggAATCAACTCCACAGGatcggttcgagaacattttacCTAACAAGTGACTTATCTTTCAGTTCCCTGACCCTCTTTCCCCTCATACACTTTCACCCATTTCAGTTTTCACTACAATCTGTGACGCACAATGTATACATATACTGCACTTTGGGGTCGACCGAAGCGTCctatcccacccgtcggctttgacccgtgacgacggcgcggaatttagtttgtgagagtggcgtgtttgtaggtgtcattttgaTGGGACCggcagtgctctctggtggtgtgttaggtgatgtttttggtttagtttgagagtgtggtgccatgtgtgaattttggtaaattgctttttttatgtctttggtaggtatggatatgactgagaGGGTCAACAGTTTTCGTTTGTCGGCTATGATAGGGGACAGTGCGTgtgtctaataaaatttcttcaactattcggatttttggatgaagacGCTAAgcgttcagtatgtcgtgaagaaatgaggctaacttaaagttccggcgtctcagaccatggacggctgtatgtggagatgtcgtaaggataacaggtcacgggaaacgttcgatcccaatgtgtggctgtgaatgttggtattgggagatgtttttgagctatgtaggtcaagggaagtgtccgattccagattatgttgtgtttagtggtatttggggagttttgtgatagTCTGCTACAGATTGTGAGAGGAACGAGCCTCATTTGCTTGCCTCAATAGTGCAAACACATTAACCCGTGCTTCAGGATTCCTCAAAAGCAGAAATCATGCACGGAGGTAAAATTCCTTAAATGTTGTTTATAGTCTAAAACAAAATCTTCCTACTTAATAACATGTTTAATACAGGTCCTCACTGCAACAATTATGTACACTTATCACAAGGAAGCAGACAAGAATGGCTACCTCACATACTCTTGACAATTGCTACAATTAAAAGCAAATGACCACCTGCCACGCCTTCTGACTTGTACTGATCCAGGTCTAGGGAAATGACGTTCTTTGCAAGCTAGGTATAGTGTCATCTGCTGAAAAAGCAGATAGGACATGTACTGGCAGAAGATGGTACAGCAGCAGAATGAATTCCAACTTGTCTCTAGAGCTACTACTGGGCATTGCTTAAACATTTTTTATTCCTAATATGCTACATTCCACTTTGGATAGTGTGCACTGTAGCACATCAAGGTTAACCGAAACATTTTCTATTGAATGCACTTTCCTGGAGGAGGATATCAGTGTTTAACATGCAGTCAACAATGAGGTCTTTAGCAACAGAGCACTAGCTCAGTTTatggaaggatgaagaaggaaaatgGCCATGCCCTTCCGCAGGAAATCCTCTCGGCATCTGCCTTAATCAATttgaggaaatcacagaaaacctaaatcagcatggctcctcaggtttgaaccatcgtcagcctgaatgtgagtccagtatgctaaccactgtacTAACCTGCCCAGTAATGCACTTTCCTCACTTATCTAGAAATTAAACTAAAATTATCACTTGCTTTGCACTGAAACTTACATGTTATGTTCAATTCATAACTTAAGCTACTATCTTACTATGCATCTGAATATATTATTATAAATGTAGCCCACTtgaaataatattaataacaatttcTGCTGTACACTCCACTTGCAGTAGGAAGGTTGTGGTTAAAAATGACTACGTACTAGAAACGCAGTAACCTTGTATTCATCAGGAACTATTATTGGATGAAAAACCTATTGCTTTGTTTACCACAGCTAAGATTGAATTTTCCTCCTCATGCTCTGCTTTGTCCCTACAAATGTAATTACCGAGAGGCAAAAACCAATAGTAATTTCAAAAAATATCATAACCCCAGAAGTTACAATAATTCTCCTTTTCAGCCAAATTCACAGTTCACTCCACTTTTGGTAACAGCTCTGCCAGTATTATTTAATTTGGATCATTCAATTCTGACTACTACACATTCCTCCTTGCAGAGACAACACTGGTGATTCACTTGGAAAAACACATGATTATTTACATCCAACATGGAACTATACGTATCCCCAAGCACAAATGACGTTTTGGGAAGATCAGGTTGTTATTAACACGAAATATACATAGGAGATGTCCGTCAACATTCCGTCCATAAAACTGTATGTACCACTTTAACTTCTCGCAGTTCGACAAGTTCTGAGAACGAAAAATCTCAAGGAGTTGAAAAAAATAATGACAGGATAACAAAATCTTCGTTATACAGAACAAATGGTGCACCATAAACCACTGAACAGCACTTTATTTCTACCACAATTATAACTGTCGACTAACCTGTCGCCAACCACTAATCCACACTCCGAACAAATCTGATCTCCAGCTCTGTAATCCTCTATAAGTGGAGCATCTGGATGCGCGTAGCAACAAATCTTGTTTGTGTCGAATCTGGAAGCAAAACACGAACATCATTACGATCTATACTGAATACTGTACATCTTCAACAAAGCCTTCGTTATGATCTGGTAATTACCTAGATGAACTCGCCATTCTGTTCGTCCTACTGTGTTTCAACAATAAAACTCTTACATTACGACACACATAACACTTCCTCTAGCAAACTTTGGCAGCAAAACAGAGATAATACATTAAGGCTATCAGAGACTATTAGTTGATCTGTCAAGTGTCAAGTACGTTTCCCGCTAAAGACGATGCCCTAATTGCACTCATTACTAGCGTCAAACCTATTATCGCCAAATAGAGGTATATTCGCGCAAATGTCTGACAAACAAtaaatcgctgcaaatgtggtatgTTCACACAAAACAAGTTTCAATTTACTGCTCGCACGCCATCTGACGGTCAAGAAAACAGTTTCAGCGACAAGCGGCTGGGCTGCTACACTGTCAAAGTTGGTTTCATTTATTCCGGAATTCGAAAAAATTCTGTTGCGGAAAACAAGCAAGAAACAGTACGACCGATCAAATTGGTCTCGATAGTGGCAGCTTAAGTGGAGGTAGTttcccagctagcactcaagcttattccaaggtggatattgagtttaggttcagttgaaaattcaagattgaaaaatcagcctgttacacagtttacatcaagctgtaaaaatttagcttgaattaaaataattttcccaagcttgaaataaactgtaatttctctgggaggctgtacagcagatgcgcgcgcagcatagcttccatagacgtccacgggaagcgccacaagcgtttataagccttgcagttgcactgactctgctaggtttacggccattttatttttgtgacgtgcattaatgattgttgactgttgtgaagtttgttttatactggaaaatagttcggaaAGTGTGTGGCGTCCCCTGTCTTACTACTACACCGGGTATGAAGAagatatatagtgtattacaggGACGCTGGTACATTTTTTCtcatattacaaatgttaaatattattacgtaacgtaaagaaatatcggaaatacggaagcgtccgatcccgcccgtctgctttgacccatgacgtcacaaatatggcggaaacaaaaacacacacacacactttccacaagaagcctaatgacactaacgggacatggggtgttttgggtgggggcaaacgaaatataaacaaatttagacgccttgcgtagctacaacgtgtaagtgaagacagccatgcatgaatacccacccaccatcccaggggtcgtaacccctgcaacccatagaagataaagatgcttcagtagctgattagtgttttttgtctttaaaaaaaaaaaaatctcacgggatagaacgaacagatcagaaaagtaaataaaataaaacagaactggagacagccacactcaaaccaaactccgcgccgtcatgacgtcacacacgacaacacccttacgtcacggttcaaagccgacgcgtgggatcggacgcttctgtcgacccgaaatatcatattcttttaagtagaaaaattgaacctggatgaaagtgaaatggattaccagctaagaaaacatattacaaattgttcagcaaaaagaggtcattttaaactagctctctagtacgtggtactaataaattaaaacttaatgttattttacctttttaaaatctcgcctttttatatatatcgccctattacatttgtttacttgtaaatactcccgtgtgtcacaccatgaatgaataatcgtgaagtgtgaaaagtttctttgctattacaaatagtaatgacatgaTGAACGGGAAAAGTgcatcaagaaccagtcactacataggtgtcagtattttttatttacgtagctttgactggtcttcaattgctcttaattttgttgttccctaggtgaaataatactgcaaggcctactggtacttcttacttttattgttatttgtaatgtggctgaaatctaataaaaggcaatattaaaatatgacaaggagaacattttttgttcttttacatttcagttccactgaactggtaatttcttaaattcatttcgatttcatttttcatttcattttgattcagttttactcaccaaaatataattgtggataga contains these protein-coding regions:
- the LOC124798351 gene encoding transcription initiation factor IIB, with product MASSSRFDTNKICCYAHPDAPLIEDYRAGDQICSECGLVVGDRVIDVGSEWRTFSNEKAGADPSRVGGPENPLLNGSDLSTMIGPGRGDASFDGFGVSKYQNRRTVSSSDRALLNAFREIATMADRINLPRTIVDRANNLFKQVHDGKNLKGRANDAIASACLYIACRQEGVPRTFKEICAVSKISKKEIGRCFKLILKALETNVEIITTSDFMLRFCSNLGLPNMVQRAATHIARKAVELDIAPGRSPISVAAAAIYMASQASEAKRSQKEIGDIAGVADVTIRQSYKLMYPHAAKLFPEDFKFATSIDQLPQM